Proteins from a genomic interval of Micromonospora sp. NBC_00389:
- a CDS encoding metallophosphoesterase — MDGQHDEQHDDAGDRDDPVTGGESVTDGEPQRSAGLRAGRLGALRRTGVILAVLAVALAGAVLGVLAGGRVDTDIGPFRASLTLTPASDGGTTVDVPPLGALLLNSHDGPTHLTVRLGALDQGRTEALIDDPASISRASQSAVEDVRSGVMRLGLRTLASVVLVTLILAGLIFRDVRRTAWAGGLALLVTAGSLGTAAATLRPQAIEEPRYEGLLVNAPAIVGDARRIANDYTKYAEQLQRIVGNVSQLYTTVSALPVYEPAPGTTRVLHVSDMHLNPTGWQLIRTVVEQFGIDAVIDTGDITDWGSEPEASFVGSIGLLKKPYVFIRGNHDSGRTGAAVARQPNAIVLNNSTTTVAGLTIAGIGDPRFTPDKNTSPAGSGLTQQVADQVIGAGEQLASTVRNSPQPVNIALVHDPASAGPLAGTCPLVLAGHTHSRQVSKLPQAPGQQPTTLMVEGSTGGAGLRGLEGEKPTPLSMSVLYFDQQKMLQAYDDITVGGTGQAQVNLERHVVENPSAGAPASVTPTPTR, encoded by the coding sequence ATGGACGGGCAGCACGACGAGCAGCACGACGACGCCGGAGACCGGGACGACCCGGTGACCGGTGGCGAGTCGGTGACTGATGGCGAGCCGCAGCGGTCGGCCGGCCTGCGAGCTGGCCGGCTCGGTGCACTGCGCCGCACCGGGGTGATCCTCGCCGTGCTCGCCGTGGCCCTGGCCGGGGCGGTGCTCGGGGTGCTGGCCGGCGGCCGGGTGGACACCGACATCGGGCCGTTCCGGGCCAGCCTCACCCTCACCCCCGCCAGCGACGGCGGCACCACCGTCGACGTGCCTCCGCTCGGTGCGCTCCTGCTGAACAGCCACGACGGGCCGACACACCTCACCGTGCGGCTGGGCGCGCTCGACCAGGGACGCACCGAGGCGCTGATCGACGACCCGGCCAGCATCAGCCGGGCCAGCCAGAGCGCCGTCGAGGACGTCCGGTCCGGGGTGATGCGGCTCGGCCTGCGGACCCTCGCCTCGGTGGTGCTGGTCACCCTGATCCTCGCCGGGCTGATCTTCCGCGATGTGCGGCGGACCGCCTGGGCGGGCGGGCTGGCACTGCTCGTCACCGCCGGCAGCCTCGGCACGGCGGCGGCCACCCTGCGCCCACAGGCGATCGAGGAGCCGCGCTACGAGGGGCTGCTGGTCAACGCCCCGGCCATCGTGGGCGACGCCCGCCGCATCGCCAACGACTACACCAAGTACGCCGAGCAGCTGCAACGCATCGTCGGCAACGTCAGCCAGCTCTACACGACCGTGTCGGCGCTGCCGGTGTACGAGCCAGCACCCGGCACCACCCGGGTGCTGCACGTCTCCGACATGCACCTCAACCCGACCGGCTGGCAGCTGATCCGGACGGTGGTGGAGCAGTTCGGCATCGACGCGGTGATCGACACCGGCGACATCACCGACTGGGGCAGCGAGCCGGAGGCGTCCTTCGTCGGCTCGATCGGCCTGCTGAAGAAGCCGTACGTGTTCATCCGGGGCAACCACGACTCGGGCCGCACCGGCGCCGCGGTGGCCCGCCAACCGAACGCGATCGTGCTGAACAACTCGACGACCACGGTCGCCGGGCTGACCATCGCCGGCATCGGCGACCCGCGCTTCACCCCGGACAAGAACACCTCCCCGGCCGGCAGCGGGCTGACCCAACAGGTGGCCGACCAGGTGATCGGGGCCGGCGAGCAGCTCGCCAGCACGGTGCGCAACTCACCGCAGCCGGTGAACATTGCGCTGGTGCACGACCCGGCGTCCGCCGGGCCGCTCGCCGGCACCTGCCCGCTGGTGCTGGCCGGGCACACCCACTCCCGGCAGGTCTCCAAGCTGCCCCAGGCACCCGGCCAGCAGCCCACCACGCTGATGGTGGAGGGCTCCACCGGCGGCGCCGGGCTGCGCGGCCTGGAGGGTGAGAAGCCGACCCCGCTGTCGATGTCCGTGCTCTACTTCGACCAGCAGAAGATGCTCCAGGCGTACGACGACATCACCGTCGGCGGCACCGGGCAGGCCCAGGTCAACCTGGAACGGCACGTGGTGGAGAACCCGTCCGCCGGGGCACCCGCCTCGGTCACCCCCACCCCGACCCGCTGA
- a CDS encoding PQQ-dependent sugar dehydrogenase: protein MSARPPYSRTRRLRAALAASCAALLFAAGCSFGEPEPDPAGEPPNLPTPSAPASPGGAGQQAVATVLAKGLRVPWAIAFLPDGGALVTERDSGRILQVGPESGPDGLRVRVVQTITDVAAAGEGGLLGITVSPGYDKDRTVFVYYTTEQDNRVVRLQLGGQPTPILTGIPKANVHNGGGLGFGPDGQLYASTGDAGERPAAQDVKSLGGKILRITPDGKPAAGNPYPGSPVWSLGHRNVQGFTWDAAKRMYAVEFGQNTWDEINQITKGGNYGWPQVEGRAGDKRYSDPITQWATSDASCSGLAAADRLLVTGCLRGKRLWVMELTDMGTLLGQPSELLTNRYGRLRAVAAAPDGSLWVSTSNHDGRGNPAADDDRLLRVVFAGGDGGRS, encoded by the coding sequence GTGAGCGCCCGTCCCCCGTACTCTCGCACCCGCCGCCTCCGGGCGGCCCTCGCGGCGTCCTGCGCGGCGCTGCTGTTCGCCGCCGGTTGCAGCTTCGGCGAGCCGGAGCCGGACCCGGCCGGTGAGCCGCCCAACCTGCCGACCCCGTCGGCGCCGGCGAGCCCCGGCGGCGCCGGCCAGCAGGCGGTGGCGACGGTGCTCGCCAAGGGGCTGCGGGTGCCCTGGGCGATCGCCTTCCTGCCGGACGGCGGCGCGCTGGTCACCGAGCGGGACAGCGGCCGGATTCTCCAGGTCGGCCCCGAGTCCGGGCCGGACGGGCTGCGGGTCCGGGTGGTGCAGACGATCACCGACGTGGCGGCGGCGGGCGAGGGCGGCCTGCTCGGCATCACCGTCTCCCCCGGCTACGACAAGGACCGCACGGTCTTCGTCTACTACACGACCGAGCAGGACAACCGGGTCGTCCGGCTGCAGCTCGGTGGGCAGCCCACCCCGATCCTCACCGGCATTCCCAAGGCCAACGTGCACAACGGCGGCGGGCTGGGCTTCGGCCCGGACGGGCAGCTCTACGCCAGCACGGGTGACGCCGGTGAGCGCCCCGCCGCCCAGGACGTGAAGAGCCTCGGCGGCAAGATCCTGCGGATCACCCCGGACGGGAAGCCCGCCGCGGGCAATCCGTACCCCGGCTCCCCGGTCTGGTCGCTGGGGCACCGCAATGTGCAGGGCTTCACCTGGGACGCCGCCAAGCGGATGTACGCCGTGGAGTTCGGCCAGAACACCTGGGACGAGATCAACCAGATCACCAAGGGCGGCAACTACGGCTGGCCGCAGGTCGAGGGGCGGGCCGGCGACAAGCGGTACAGCGACCCGATCACCCAGTGGGCGACCTCGGACGCGTCCTGCTCCGGGCTGGCCGCCGCGGATCGGCTGCTGGTCACCGGCTGCCTGCGCGGCAAGCGGCTCTGGGTGATGGAGCTGACCGACATGGGCACGCTGCTCGGTCAGCCCAGTGAGCTGCTCACCAACCGGTACGGCCGGCTGCGCGCGGTGGCCGCCGCGCCGGACGGGTCGCTCTGGGTGAGCACCTCCAACCACGACGGGCGGGGCAACCCGGCGGCCGACGACGACCGGCTCCTGCGGGTGGTCTTCGCCGGCGGCGACGGCGGTCGCAGCTGA
- a CDS encoding SpoIIE family protein phosphatase, giving the protein MTDGSPARPRRSIAPPPALSDPARLRALADTGLDAAPDEAFDRFARLVSDLLDVPVALVSLVSAERQFFPGAVGLPEPWAERRQTPLSHSFCQHVVDIEVPMVLPDARLYPRVRDNLAIEDLGVVAYAGMPLTDLSGRVLGSLCAIDSKPRAWTAGQLRTLADLAAACSSELRLRIALDGAQEARRRVVRAHERLELLAGLSETLAGTLDVGTVLRRLADTMVPLLADWCLLTLVGPTGLPREVVAVHRDPARTADVDRFAELLRTGLSADSAIRAVLRTGRPRLGAVASLADVARGTTNPEMASIGDRLGIASYLCVPVRAAGGTVLGAITLVNDAQRQQFDDRDLLTAVDIGRRAGQAIGNSSMYGEQRHVAEVLQHSMLPQLPVVPELELAARYQPAADRVEVGGDWYDAFVQPDGDLIAAIGDVAGHDIEAAATMGQLRNLVRGNAFGRQDAVGELMTHLDGAIRGLRLPIAATATLVRICPQRSGGWEMTWSNAGHPPALLVRAGGAVEVLEAPPEALLGLARPVRRTSQSASLATGDTLLLYTDGLIERRDRSIDEGLAELLDRLTGTDTLPLDELCDLLLASTRHREDDTALLAVRAR; this is encoded by the coding sequence ATGACCGACGGCTCCCCCGCCCGCCCCCGGCGTTCGATCGCACCACCCCCGGCGCTCAGCGATCCGGCACGGCTGCGGGCGCTCGCCGACACCGGGCTGGACGCCGCCCCGGACGAGGCGTTCGACCGGTTCGCCCGCCTGGTCAGCGACCTGCTGGACGTACCCGTCGCGCTGGTCTCCCTGGTCTCCGCCGAGCGGCAGTTCTTCCCCGGCGCGGTCGGGCTGCCGGAGCCCTGGGCGGAGCGCCGGCAGACCCCGCTGAGCCACTCGTTCTGCCAGCACGTGGTGGACATCGAGGTGCCGATGGTGCTGCCGGACGCCCGGCTCTACCCCCGCGTGCGGGACAACCTGGCCATCGAAGACCTCGGCGTGGTCGCGTACGCCGGGATGCCGCTGACCGACCTCTCCGGCCGGGTGCTCGGCTCGCTGTGCGCCATCGACAGCAAGCCGCGGGCCTGGACCGCCGGGCAGCTCCGGACGCTGGCCGACCTGGCCGCCGCCTGCTCGTCGGAGCTGCGACTGCGGATCGCGCTGGACGGGGCGCAGGAGGCACGTCGGCGGGTCGTGCGGGCGCACGAGCGACTGGAACTGCTCGCCGGCCTGAGCGAGACGCTGGCCGGCACGCTGGACGTGGGCACCGTGCTGCGCCGGCTCGCCGACACCATGGTGCCGCTGCTCGCCGACTGGTGCCTGCTCACCCTGGTCGGGCCGACCGGCCTGCCCCGCGAGGTGGTCGCGGTACACCGGGACCCCGCCCGGACTGCGGACGTCGACCGCTTCGCCGAGCTGCTGCGCACCGGGCTGAGCGCGGATTCGGCCATCCGGGCGGTGCTGCGGACCGGCCGGCCCCGGCTCGGCGCTGTGGCGTCGCTGGCGGACGTGGCACGTGGCACAACGAATCCGGAGATGGCGTCGATCGGCGACCGCCTGGGCATCGCCTCCTACCTCTGCGTGCCGGTCCGTGCCGCCGGCGGCACGGTGCTCGGCGCGATCACCCTGGTCAACGACGCCCAGCGCCAGCAGTTCGACGACCGCGACCTGCTCACCGCGGTGGACATCGGCCGCCGCGCCGGGCAGGCGATCGGCAACAGCTCGATGTACGGCGAGCAGCGGCACGTCGCCGAGGTGCTGCAACACAGCATGCTGCCGCAGCTGCCGGTCGTACCCGAGCTGGAGCTGGCGGCCCGCTACCAGCCGGCGGCCGACCGGGTGGAGGTGGGCGGTGACTGGTACGACGCCTTCGTCCAGCCCGACGGGGACCTGATCGCGGCGATCGGGGACGTGGCCGGGCACGACATCGAGGCGGCGGCGACCATGGGCCAGCTGCGCAACCTGGTGCGCGGCAACGCGTTCGGCCGGCAGGACGCGGTCGGTGAGCTGATGACCCACCTGGACGGCGCGATCCGCGGCCTGCGGCTGCCGATCGCGGCCACCGCGACGCTGGTCCGGATCTGTCCCCAACGGTCCGGCGGCTGGGAGATGACCTGGTCCAACGCCGGGCACCCGCCGGCCCTGCTGGTCCGTGCCGGCGGCGCGGTGGAGGTCCTCGAAGCGCCGCCGGAAGCACTGCTCGGCCTGGCCCGGCCGGTGCGGCGGACCAGCCAGTCGGCCAGCCTGGCCACCGGCGACACCCTGCTGCTCTACACCGACGGGCTGATCGAGCGGCGGGACCGGTCCATCGACGAGGGGCTCGCCGAGCTGCTGGACCGGCTGACCGGCACCGACACGCTGCCCCTCGACGAGCTGTGCGACCTGCTGCTCGCCTCGACCCGGCACCGCGAGGACGACACCGCGCTGCTGGCCGTGCGGGCACGCTGA
- a CDS encoding 2-hydroxyacid dehydrogenase, translated as MKVWIPHQAGLNLVGELPPNVTVEVVEHAERLPSAVAGVRFWVPPFLAGSDATALLHELPDLAVVQLLSAGADAWAGRTPTGVTLCDARGVHDPSTAEWVVTAILTQLRAFPAFVRAQADRRWAFGDVAPTDELTGKRVLIVGAGSIGTAVRDRLAPFEVSFTLVARTARPEQGVHGVEELPRLLPEADVVVVLVPLTDQTRGLIDKEFLTAMPDGALLVNAARGPVARTEALVAELGTGRISAALDVTDPEPLPADSPLWTMPNVLLTPHVAGSVRGLLPRAYRLVGDQVRRFAAGQPLINTVVDGY; from the coding sequence GTGAAGGTATGGATTCCGCACCAGGCCGGCCTGAACCTCGTTGGCGAGCTGCCCCCGAACGTGACGGTGGAAGTCGTCGAGCACGCCGAGCGGCTGCCCTCCGCGGTGGCCGGCGTGCGGTTCTGGGTACCGCCGTTCCTGGCCGGCTCGGACGCGACCGCGCTGCTGCACGAGCTGCCCGATCTGGCGGTGGTGCAACTGCTCTCCGCCGGTGCGGACGCCTGGGCGGGTCGGACGCCGACGGGTGTCACGCTCTGCGACGCCCGGGGAGTGCACGATCCGTCCACGGCCGAGTGGGTCGTCACGGCGATCCTGACCCAGCTACGGGCGTTCCCGGCCTTCGTCCGGGCGCAGGCCGACCGGCGGTGGGCATTTGGCGACGTCGCCCCGACCGACGAGCTCACCGGCAAGAGGGTGCTCATCGTCGGGGCCGGTTCGATCGGCACCGCGGTACGGGACCGGCTCGCCCCGTTCGAGGTGAGCTTCACCCTGGTGGCCCGGACCGCCCGGCCCGAGCAGGGGGTGCACGGCGTCGAGGAGCTGCCCAGGCTGCTGCCGGAGGCCGACGTCGTGGTGGTGCTGGTGCCGCTCACGGACCAGACGCGCGGCCTGATCGACAAGGAGTTCCTGACCGCGATGCCGGACGGTGCGCTGCTGGTCAACGCGGCCCGGGGGCCGGTGGCCCGTACCGAGGCGCTCGTCGCCGAGCTGGGCACCGGCCGGATCTCGGCGGCGCTCGACGTCACCGACCCGGAGCCACTGCCCGCCGATTCTCCGCTGTGGACGATGCCGAACGTGCTGCTTACTCCGCACGTGGCCGGGTCGGTGCGAGGGCTGCTGCCGCGCGCCTACCGGCTGGTCGGCGATCAGGTGCGGCGCTTCGCCGCCGGCCAGCCGCTGATCAACACGGTGGTCGACGGCTACTGA
- a CDS encoding PH domain-containing protein translates to MSTPNTIRFRYNQGILAAAIIAFIGALPLANARAYLLPVLLVPLAVGVWAWRAGTDADDRELRLRALAGQRRIGWDRVVELATDPRGRAVARLDDGQQVVLPAVHGSDLPRLVSATGQTLPGAAG, encoded by the coding sequence GTGAGTACGCCCAACACGATCCGCTTCCGGTACAACCAAGGCATCCTGGCCGCCGCGATCATCGCTTTCATCGGCGCCCTGCCGCTGGCCAACGCCCGGGCGTACCTGCTGCCGGTGCTGCTCGTCCCGCTCGCCGTCGGCGTGTGGGCCTGGCGGGCCGGCACCGACGCCGACGACCGGGAGCTGCGCCTGCGCGCACTGGCGGGGCAGCGCCGGATCGGCTGGGACCGGGTCGTCGAGCTGGCCACCGACCCGCGCGGGCGGGCGGTCGCCCGGCTCGACGACGGCCAGCAGGTCGTCCTACCGGCGGTACACGGCTCGGACCTGCCCCGGCTGGTCTCGGCAACCGGCCAGACGCTGCCCGGCGCGGCCGGCTGA